Within the Malus sylvestris chromosome 4, drMalSylv7.2, whole genome shotgun sequence genome, the region tagttaaataatgCTGTTTATCCTTTTACAAACATCACTTTTATAATTAGACTTCAtagcacaacaacaacaattataTTCTACACACATCACTTTTACAACTAGAGTTCATAAAATGCTCAACCATTCTATTTTACAGCTAATTAACATGAATAGTTATTTTTAAAGGCGTTATCCCAAACCAGTTGTGTactccctccctctccctcttcactcactctcttttattttataaacaagGGCATTACTTGATTCATGTCCACTCCATGCAACTGTTAAACTGTCAAGCTTTCGGCCTCATTTGGTATACATGATTGAATTGCAATGGATGTGATGCTATTTTAGAAGTATgttgaaaaaagaaatgaataaaTTGTGACCAACATAGAGATAGACGAAGGATTACTCAAGAACAAAAGTTATCCATTTAATTGTCACCAAAATGGGAGGATTAAAAGGGAGAAGTTTTCTTCATTTCTAATCCTCTTCTAATCCCCTCAAAACGAAAAATCATTCTACATAACCTTCAAAATAATGGAATTTAAAGGATTATCCATTCCAATCCAGTCATTTCCACCAAACGAGTCCTTAGCACCTAATTTATTCCAAGCATTTTCTTGACTTCCAAGACAAAGTCATAGACTTTATATTTGTCAGGAAGGGTCTTGGAAACACTCTTCCTCAGGCTGCACCTTTTCACCCATTGCACTATCTTTGGGCACTCTTTCTCCACGCTAAAATTGCAAAACATCTCATATGTGTAAAACCTGCAGGCAAATAGTACCAGAGCGACATCCAGGAGGCCGAAACGATCACCTTCGAAGTAAGGCTTCTCCCCAAGCTGGCCTTCTAACAGCTTTAAGACTTCTACAAACTCGTTCTTTGCTGCTTCCTGGTCAGCTCCCTTGCAAGCCCACATCCTTCTCCCACAGTCTGCTATCTGCACAAATATATAATGAATGATTTTACCCTACCGACGCccaaggccttttgtgataaaaccctcCCACCAGCTGGAACTGATTAAGTTTGAGACAACATCGGTACTTAACTATTCAACTGTTAAGGGATATTCTTGGaattaaagattgaagaaatagGTACAATTTTCACTCGAGGATGAGTTACCTTGTTGTTGAAAAAGTCGACCCAAAATCTTTCTTTAGATCGCCGATAAGGATCCTCTGAAAGTAGAGGAGGTTTGTGATCACTCCAAACGTCAGCAATGTATTGAAGAATGATGAGGGATTCACATACGGGCTTATTGTTATGAATGAGGACAGGAACTTTCTGATGCACTGGGTTGACTTTGAGAAGCAAAGGGCTCTTGTTATGTTGGAGAAGATGTTCTTCTTCCAAATAGAGGTAATGGACTCCCTTCTCCGCCAAAGCAATTTTCACTCTCATGACATAAGGACTTGTCCAGAATCCCACAAGAACCACTTCATCCCCATCACCCATTTGATTACTTCCTTTCTGCTGTTTGGAGCAAAGTTGGGACTATTATATCTATATGGATTAATAGGAAGAAGTTccaaggtatatatatatatatagattattTGACAAGGAAACTTGGCCTGTATGAATGACAAGCtaataaataaattgattttCCTATGACAATAAAGGCGACTTAGGGTtcgtttgaaaatattttttaaattattaacagtgtttttggtaaaaatgtatttaaaatcatttttttgtaaaaatgcaagtaaatcctaaaaaaacacttcaagtgtttttgatacccaaaaacatttttttcttttctaaaaggggttttagttattttaaaatcaaatccaaacgaGTCCTCAGGTCAGAAGCCTTGTAGCATAGCTGTTTAATTCCTCCCTCTATATATCGCTTGTATCTTCCTCGCAGTGTGAGAAATAAATAATCATATACATCGCTTGTATGTCTTCCCAATGTGAGAAATAAATAATCATAGAATtaatagaaaacaaaacaagaattttaaaagaaaaaaataaaaatctctccTGTAAACTGCTATTTTTTTTAACCTCAGATTCATGGTCTGCTTCTACATAAATTAACTTTACGTGCTATGTACGTAATCCCTTGCGTTGCGTCTATGCTGAGAACCTACCAAGTTGATACTTGAAAATCTGATACTCACCCGATAGCTTAACATATCGTGTCGTGTCAACCCGTTAAAAAAATAGATTGTCTCAgttatgacaaaaaaaaaaaaaaaaaaaaaaacgaaaaacagCCTACACTTCGTATACAacactaaattttgtaaaaagaaaaTGTATTTTCAGTCTTacattacaaaaaataaactagAAGTGTCCAGTATCCAACTTTCagtaagaaaacaaatcttagggGAAGGCTGCAGAAATGTGTTCGGAGTGTGACCGAGCAAACCATATCGATTTTGATAGATGGAAACACTTGAATCTAGCTTCCAATGGGCTTCAATAAGACGCTGACAGAAAGCACCATCAGTAGCCATCATAACCATAATCTTCATCGTCGTATGGTTGTTCATCAACATTTTCATCATCAAGATTGTAGCCAAATGCTCCTTCGATTCCCTCCTCGTCCTCATATTCATTTTCTGGACCCAACTCATCAACATTGTCGTCCGCTTTGTCAGTGTCAAGATGAGATTCAAGTTTTTTCTTCTTGGAGCCATCTGGAGCTTCCTGTTAGAACAAGCAAAAACCATATATACATCATCAGCAGATGAATTCAACACGCATTCAACGCCAAACCATGAAAGTACATACAACGCCTACGCTATCAACAAAACAGAGACATATTAGCAGCTAGCTAATAAATATTGCACGATGATTATACAGAAGATTCAAAGTAgattccaaaaataaaattagctAAAAAACAGGTATGAAACTCGCCATAGGCATGCCGCATGCAAGCAATAAAAGAGAATAGAGATTCAGCATTTAAAAACTAGAACCCAATAAGAGAGGCACGTACATCTGTTTGGAATATATGCTCGATGGcttcaaaatttatttttgagCTGAGTCTCTGCAAGGAAACCATGTTGAAGTCCATCAAAATCTGAAAGAACTAGACAATATGGTCTACAAATCAATGTAAAAGATTAATGAACAAAGTGCTCCACACATACAGCATATTATCAATCACCAGTTTACTTCAGCATTTGGTCAATCAAGAAAATTTCAGGAATGTACACCTTACAGACTTTCAGTAGGCCCTACCCTACAACAAACTTACAGACTAACTCACCCCAAGCCTGCAGACCTAATGTCATTTTCTTTATGCAACTTCTATCTAAGACTTATCGCATGTGAACTCAAAAGTCATAAATACCAGAAAATGGACAACTTATATGAAACTGCTGAGGGGCCCTAACCTAGTCCGGTTTATGATTCGACTTGGGATGTTTGGGATTTGCACtaatttgtaaataaataataaattatcacTACACCCTAATGGGAAATTGCTCCAAACTTAAAATTGATCAACTAATAAAGATGAATGATCATGAAAAGCTTGAGCAAGAAATTAAATTAAGGAGCTAAAATAAATACCAATTCAAGATCGTAAGGTTTAAGATTAAGACATCCAAAGGTCATGCCTAAACACTCCCACTTTTGAGTGTCCTAAATCCTTACCGTAAAAAGAGATAGTGGCCAGGAATGAGCTACTGAATTAAGCTAACTACTAAAGCCTCTCCGTTgtaacatcttttttttttcttttttctttttttccataTAGGAAGCTATAAATACCTTCTTAGTCAACATCTGGTGGGTAGCTTCTGCAGCATTTTTAGCTGGAGTAGAACTCCTTGCTTCGGCTTCTCGAGCTAGTTGCCTTtcctgaaaattaaaatttcagaAATAAGGAGGTTGCAAATCGTGTGAAAACTTATGAAGACGAAACAATTGCGcctatgaataaaataaaatctgtTTATCATATTAAAGAGAAACGATATAGCATAATAGGTTCCACTTATCAAAAAGATGGGAGAAAAaacctttcttttctttgccataGCTGCCGCTGTAGCCTGCCCAAGGTTCTTTGCATCTTCTGGAATGTCAGGATCCATACCAGCAGCCTTGttttgtctctccttttctgcTTGCTCCTGCAAAACTTTACTGGGTTAGTGAAATATATGACAAGTATGGAAGATGACAGCATAAAACCAACATAGATGCAGATATATCATGCCATGCGTGACACGGCTAGGCTTTAGAATGATTTGGGATGGCTATATACCTTGCCAACCCCGACTTCTCCCAGTAATGAGGCTAGACTGGAAAGGCTGTTCTCTGATGGCTCTAAGGTAATTGTTTGTACTCAGTGTTTTATAGGTTCTAGCGTTCTAAGCCGtatatatttttctgttttggtttGGTCTTCTTAACCAACCTCTCTGCTGTTTCCTTTGAAAATACATACTTGGTAATGGTTATCACGTTCTCCCTCACAATTAGACCAACAAAGAACTCACTAGCCAAAGTTGAATTACAAATTTCTTCATTTCGTACAAAAAGAAAGGCTGATTCTCTCATACACCAATAATATTATGGCTTCTATTTTAACCAAGCATTTGACTTTTCCAACCCAGCAGTTCCTTTTTCCCCAT harbors:
- the LOC126619994 gene encoding probable glutathione S-transferase parC isoform X1, whose translation is MGDGDEVVLVGFWTSPYVMRVKIALAEKGVHYLYLEEEHLLQHNKSPLLLKVNPVHQKVPVLIHNNKPVCESLIILQYIADVWSDHKPPLLSEDPYRRSKERFWVDFFNNKIADCGRRMWACKGADQEAAKNEFVEVLKLLEGQLGEKPYFEGDRFGLLDVALVLFACRFYTYEMFCNFSVEKECPKIVQWVKRCSLRKSVSKTLPDKYKVYDFVLEVKKMLGIN
- the LOC126619994 gene encoding probable glutathione S-transferase parC isoform X2, with translation MGDGDEVVLVGFWTSPYVMRVKIALAEKGVHYLYLEEEHLLQHNKSPLLLKVNPVHQKVPVLIHNNKPVCESLIILQYIADVWSDHKPPLLSEDPYRRSKERFWVDFFNNKIADCGRRMWACKGADQEAAKNEFVEVLKLLEGQLGEKPYFEGDRFGLLDVALVLFACRFYTYEMFCNFSVEKECPKISVSKTLPDKYKVYDFVLEVKKMLGIN